The genomic DNA AATCGACTGCCTCAGTTTCGTTGCTAGGGGTAGGACTGCCGCCAATTAGCTTACAGTGAAAAAACAGCTTGTAGATCTGCACAGGTAGGGGTGGATGATGACCATGCCGGGGATGGTCGCGATCGTACACTGCCAATAGCTTCGTCGCTTTCGTCTGATACCCGGATTCCTCAAATACCTCTCGCTCGATCGCCAAACTGGGAGGTTCGCCCACATCTACCCATCCCCCCGGCAGCGTCCAGCCGCCATCCGATCGCTCTTTGACGAGGAGAATCTTACCATCCCGAAAAACGGCACCCCGAACATCGACTTTGGGGGTTGCGTAGCCCTTTTCATGCCGAAAGAAGTTCAACACCTTTTGCGGATCGGTGTCTGTGTATGCCGCCATCATTTCCGCTGTAATTTGCTGGAGCTGCTGATAGCGATCGATATCGTAGGGATTCTCCGTGTAGGTCAGACCGTTTTGGGCGATTGCCTGGAGTTTGCGTCCCCACTCTAACCACTGGGTATTCATATTAGGAATCCGTTAGAAATCAACGCCTCGCTTCAGATCAACCCCTTTTTCAGCATAGTGCTTGTGGTTAAACACTTCAGAATGGGTGCTGGCAAGGTCGAAGTAATCCGGCGGATTTTTGCAGCGTCCGGTAATAATGACTTCCGTATCGCGGGGCTTTCTGAGCAGTGCCTGGACGATCGGCTGCTGGGGCAGAAGTTCCAGATCGACAGTGGGATTTAGCTCATCCAGAATGATGGTTTTGTATAGACCGGAGGCAATGGCAGCACGGGCAATTTCCCAGCCCCGCTCCGCTTCCACGTAGTCTAATTCCTGCTGCTGACCGCGCCAGACAATTGCATCCCGTCCGCATCGCTGATGATCGACCAGATTGGGATAGCTTTGCCGCAGCGCCTGGATTGCCTGATCCTCCGTATAACCGGAACCGCCCTTGAGCCACTGCATAATCAGCACACGGTGGGATTTGTCCTGGCTGATGCCCTTGCCGATCGCCTGAAGTGCCTTGCCCAGCGCACTGGTCGATTTTCCTTTACCCGAACCCGTATAGATTTCGATGCCTTCGATGCCGTGGGCGACCGCGTTGGGGTGGAGATGTGCCCGCATCTCGGAATGAAGATCCGCAATATCTAGCAATGCCTGGGGTGCCCCCCTTCCCGTCGCAATAATTTCCAGTTCCTCCGGCTTGCGCTTCAGCGTCTTCACCACCTCATCGACAGGCAGCAGCCCCAGATCCAGCACCGGATTCAGCTCATCCAGCACGACGACAGAGTACAGTCCAGAAGCGATCGCCCCCTTTGCCACATCCCAGCCCCGCTGGGCTTCCATCTTGTCGAAGCGGGTAATATCATCGGGACCAAAAAATTCCGCTCTGCCCGTACGAACCTGGTCGATCAGGTGGGGAAAGCCTCGCCGCAGTGCCTCGATCGCCGCATCTTCGTCATAGGTGCGTCCCGGTCCCTTGAGGAAACGCAGCAGCAGGACTCTGGTTTGGCTACCCGTGTGGATGCCCAGCCCGATCGATCGCAGCACAACCCCCAGAGCCGCCTGGGATTTACCCTTGCCGATCCCATCGTAGATATGAATTTGCCCTGCAAGTCGCTCCGATCGCGTTTGGGCAGTCCGAATACCAATTCCGGTCCTTGTCATGACTTTAAGATGGTTCTTGTACCTTGGATTCTAACGAAGCCTTGGCGGGAAAGTTCAGTTTGATAAAAGACGAATAGATCAGGGGCTGCCCTGCAACATTCGCCAGTTCCCTAAACTGCAAATTTCCTTACTCAAAGCTTTTTATAACCCTATATATAGCGTCCTATGAAATATACCACCGAATTTTAACTCTACAACTGAGTCAATTAGATTCCCCTTTGGGATAAATCACCGTTTGTCTGCTGGGGCGATCGTAGGGGAGGATTTCAGTGTTGCCGCCCTTACCCTACTCCCTACTCCCCACTCCCCTGCTTCCCACTCCCCATGCCCCCCATCCTCCCCCTCCGCACCGTTGCCCTCCAAGCCCTATTCCTAGTGATTGCAATCGCGATCGAGGCGATCGTTTTGTATCGTCAGCTCAAGCTTTCTCCGCGTGAGGGCGTGCAGTATGCCGCAACAATCAATCTGCTATCGACGGTGCTGGGGTGGGTAGCGGTGTTTACGCTGCTTGATACAGGAATTGGACAGCAGTTTAATATCAGTTTGGGCGTTCAGGTGGCACTGCTGAACTTTATTTTGTTTAATCGGCTCACCCCGCAGAGTGCAAGCAGTGTCGTATTACTGGCGTTTATTACCTTTCTGGTCAGCTTTGCGGTGAAGCAGTTTGGTTTAGTGCTGCTGAAGTGGGCGCTTGACCCTAAACTGGTGGAGGTAACGCCGCCCCCCGATCCAGAGGAGCGATCGGTAATGCGCGATCCGCGAAAATTAATTCGCCAGGAGGCTTCTCCTCAGGTGTTTGCCGTTCTGGTTGCCAATGCCTTGAGCTATAGTGCGATCGGGGCTGTGCTGCTGTTGCTGCTTCTAATTCAAAATTCCTGATTCAGAGTTCCTGATTTAGACTTGCTGATCTAGAATTCCTGACTCACATGATTCAAGATGCAGCCGTACAGTAATGGAACTTTTAGGCAACTTCATTAGCCCCTTCAGGCAGTAGGAGCCTCAGAGAATAACGGAGCCTGGGCATGGGCGATTTTCTTCAGTTTTTGTTTGGCTTGAGTCTGTTTCGCGATCTGCGGCAGTCCTTTGTAGAACAGTTCAAGCGATTTCAAAAGAGCCTGCGGGAGATTAAACCCTTCTCCTGGCAGACTGCCCTGCTGCTGAGCCTGCTGTCCTGGCTGGTGTATTTGCTGCTTCAGGATGAAATTGCCAAACGCATCGTTTCCTTCTTTGGTTGGGCGTTCTTGATTCTGGGCGTAGATTGGGCGTTGGTCAGGCGTAAGCTAACGGTACCGATTCTGGGACTTCAGGTTCGCTATGCGCCGTGGGTAACAGGAGCCATTCTGACGATCGCTCTTTACTCGAATCGGCTGCTGATTCAGGATGTTTCCGATGCGTTTACCAGCTATCCAATTTTCTCTGCTCTGCTTGCCTGTATTCCCAAATTTATCCATCCGGGTCCGACCTTTCGCCCTCCCAATCGGGCTGGACGGCAGGACATTGTACTGGTGCTGCTGCTGGGAAGCCTCTATAGCTGCTGGTTTCAGCTCCAGTTTGAGGTGCAGAATTTGCTGGCGCAGTATCCCAGTGTGCTGGCAGATGATATGAGCCGCAGCAATTTTGTGGTGCAGATGGAGCAAGAACCGCAACCCACCTACGGGATTCAGATCCTTAATGTGGCAGAAGCCGAAGTGCGAAATACGCTCAACGATTTGACCACCTGGGCAGAGGTACAGCAGCAGCTTGGCAATATTCAAGCAGAGGTGCCCCGCATTGCGACGATCGCCCGCTATGAGATTTACGGCAACCCGCCCCGCAGCAGAGAATATCGGCTATGGCGGCTGAATGCGGTGAGTTTGCCCGACCCGCAGCAACCCAGTTCGCTATTGCTTCAGCTCCAGTCGCTCTGGTACGGTCCAAGTTCTAACGGCAGAGGCTATATTTTGCAGCGATCGTGCGTGGTTCAGCCTGCGGGCAGCCAGATTCTAGTTCCTTCGGGGGTACCCTTTGGGCAAAGTGCCCAGGCACCGGGAAGCCAGACTCCGGTTTACCAGATGAACTGCCGTCCGCTGGAATCATCCCTGCCTGCCGTATTGCCGCAAAGTTAGCCGATCGCAGAATAGCCCGCCTCAGAATAATTCAACCCCAAGCAATTGACCCAGCGTAACTAACGCCTCCAAGTCCTACCAGCCCCAGGTACCCAAGCCGCCCTTAAACGGACCCACGATATCCTTTGTGATCCAGCCGCCGTAAAAGTCTCCTGGCTGTGCTGTCACCTGCTCTCCGTCTACAAAACAGGCATCCATGCGACTGGGATAGAAAGCCACGTAGTTCTGAATGCCTGCAAAGGTGGGAGTAGGATTGCTGTAGAACCAGGCAGCATTCTCGGCAGTACGGTCGCCCACCTGAATCGTGTAGTACCCTGCCGCCCCTTTCCATTCGCAGAAAGTCGATCGTCTTTCCAGTTTCAGGTATTCTGTGCGGATATCCTCCGGCGGAATGTAGTAGACGGGCGGATGGCTCGTTTCCAGCACCCGCTTTGCCCGATGGGTATCAGCGATCGTCTCACCATTAAACACAATTTGAATACGCTTGGTTGAATCCTCCAGACGCGGCGGACGGGGATAGTCCCACACGGATTCCTGACCGGGCTGGGGAATAATGCGATCGATGCTCACTGTGCCTCCGTTTAATGCGCTTGGTGCGTCTTGATGCGTCTCGCTTAATGTGTCTCACTCTTTCGATCGTGCCAGAGGATTTCGATTTTGGGCAGCCGCACTCACAGTTTGCTGAATTCGATTCTGGCGAGTTTCAGGACGCTTAGCGCTGGCAATCCAGGAAAGAATATATTTTTTGACGGAATTACGAAACGCCTGAAAATTCTGCTGTGCTGTCGCGTCTGTCGCGAGTGCCTCTTCCAGATCGGGCGGAATGACTAATGCTTCAGCATCATCCAGGGAATTCCAGGAACCGTCCTGCTGGGCAGCGGTAATTTTTGCCATCCCTGCTTCCGTCATCAAACCCTGCTCAATTAAGTCCGCGACGTACTGCTTGTTGAGCTTTGACCACACACTTCCCGGCTTTCGCGGCGTAAAGATCTGACGGTAGCGATCGCCATCCAGCGTTTGCACCTTGCTATCGATCCAGCCAAAGCAGAGGGCTTCCTGCACCGCTTCGCTGTAGCGCACACTGGGTTTCCCGCTGGCGACTTTGTAGTAAATTAGCCAGATGCCGATCGCCGTCTGATGATTTTCCGCTAGCCACTGCCGCCACGCCTGACGATCGATCGCTTCGATGGCTGCAAGCTGATCCTCAAATTTGATCTTGGGTTTCATTGCGGTTTCACTGCCGATCCATCAAAATCTGCCCGATGCCTGTTCCTGGATAATAGCGGCTCAGAATTTGCTGATGGGTGTAGCCCTGCTTCGCCAGATCCAATGCGCCAAGCTGGCTCATGCCTTTGCCCTGGAATGCTTCCATCACAATATCGTCCGATGCCGCATAGAGGGATTCCACCACGCCGCCCCGGTAGCTGACAAACTGACCGCTCGTTTGGTCTACTGCCTGATTGGTGCGCTCGGCTTCCCGTTCGATGCCGCGATACACCTGATAGTATTCCGTTGCACCCAGGTCAAATAGTCCGCTCATGGGCTTGAAATGGTAGGTCAACGCATAGGATCGGGCAGCGATCGCCTGTGCCTTCAAAGCTTCCATATCCCAGCTTGGCGAAACCTCACTGCCGACGACGCTATGCAAATACTGCCGCAGGTTGACCTGATTCACTGCCCACACTCTGCCGCCATCCAGGGCTAGTACGAGATGCCCGTGATAGGTGCGCTGGTTCAGGGTAAACAGTCCATCGGGCGGCAGCGGAATCATCACAATGCCCGGAAAGGATTTGCCGTTGATTAGCAGACCGTTTCCCCCAGGCTCCACGCTGTAGGACTGGTTTGCAGCCAAACTGTCGATCGGCTGTCCATCCCGATTCAGGGCATCCGTTGCGGTAGAAAAGCTAACCGTGAGGGCAGGAACCCCTTCGGCGATCGCCACCTTCATTTCGATGAAGGAATCCACAGGTGCAGAGGACTGGAGGAGTTCTCGTTTTGCCTTTTCGTTGAGGGCGCGTTCTTCGGGGGTGAGGCTGTTGGGGTTAACGGGNNNNNNNNNNNNNNNNNNNNNNNNNNNNNNNNNNNNNNNNNNNNNNNNNNNNNNNNNNNNNNNNNNNNNNNNNNNNNNNNNNNNNNNNNNNNNNNNNNNNNNNNNNNNNNNNNNNNNNNNNNNNNNNNNNNNNNNNNNNNNNNNNNNNNNNNNNNNNNNNNNNNNNNNNNNNNNNNNNNNNNNNNNNNNNNNNNNNNNNNNNNNNNNNNNNNNNNNNNNNNNNNNNNNNNNNNNNNNNNNNNNNNNNNNNNNNNNNNNNNNNNNNNNNNNNNNNNNNNNNNNNNNNNNNNNNNNNNNNNNNNNNNNNNNNNNNNNNNNNNNNNNNNNNNNNNNNNNNNNNNNNNNNNNNNNNNNNNNNNNNCAAGGGGAATCGCTGCACTTCGGCGGAAACCTGCCCAGCAATTCTCAGTATGGCGATTCAACTGGTATTGGGCGGAATGTCTAGCTCTAGCCCTTCGAGCATGAAGGTGAGCAGATGATCCCAACTGTCGAAATACATGTAACGGGTTAACGCCCGCAAGTCATCAAAAAAGGTCTTACGTGTCGGCAAGTGAGATCGCAGCAGCTTGTACTTCTGGTCGAGCAACTCCAACAACGTGTGGAATAGCAGGGACAGGATATTCAGGGTCGCAAGCAGTGAGGAGAGGTGCTGTTTCCCGTGCCCGAAATTGTGTTCCAGATTGTAGCCCTTAGTCTTAAGCGTGTTGTTATTCTCGTTTTCGACCTTCCAACGGGTACGCCCTGCCAGAACGATCTGGGCTACGTTTTCATTGCTCAGAGAGTGATTGGTGGCAAACGAATTCTGATACGTCACCTTGCCGTCAGGACGACTGACTGTGACCTCACACCAGTTAACCAACAAAGCATCCTCGCTATCTCTTAGAGGCACTGAGTTGAGATAGCGGTAGGTATAGGTCTCCTCAACTTTCCCGGTCCACCGCTTGGTCGTGACGGTTGGCAGAGCAATGCCTGCAAGATGCTCATAGAGGGTGGTGTGGGATTCGGGACGACACACCAGGATAAAGTTGAACTGCTGGTCTAAAAGCTGCTGGCATAAGGGCTGGCGGCAATAAAGGTCGTCCCCTAGAACAGTGACGTTCAAGCCACTCCAGCGTTGCCCCTGCTGCGCCAACCAGCGTTTCGCGGCGGCATTCTCACAGTCCTGCTTGTCATGTCCATCCTGCGGCACGATGAACTCAGGAACCAAGGGGATCACGTGGCTCTGTCCCGGACAGACGATGACCGGCGTGATAACGCTATGGAAGTAGTGAGTTTCTCCCGACTTCAGCGTGCGCTTTGAACAGTTAGCGCAGTGAATTTGGCTTGAACTGAAGTATTCGGTGCCATCCAAGGCAATCAACAGAGTATCCGCAGTAGAGCGGAAGTCCGCTAACTGCCCCTGCTGCTCTAACCCCTGCAAGATTTCCTCAAACACCGGAAACACGTGCTCAGGTGCTACCGAATCTAACAAGTCCCGGATTTGGTTGTCGCTGGGAATCTGATGGACACCAAACAGGCTTTGAGCATTGCTTTTGCCTTTGCTGCCCTCCATCATCCGCTGATATGCCAGAAATGAAGGGGTCTGGGTGAAAAACACGCTAAACGCGCTTAAAGCTGCATCTTCCATTCCATAGCGAGTATTCTTGCCAGTCCGTTTGTCCGGTAGCGAGGACAGTCGCTGGCGAAAAGAACCGACTATTATGTCAAACAACCCCCGTTCTTTCAACGGTTCTGGCTCTCTTGGCTCTCTCAGATGTCCTCACAATACAGGCATTTCCATGACTTGAACAGCTTTTCGCCAAAATGAGAATTGCTGAAACCTGCCACTTTTCTCACCGTTCCCAACCTGTGCATACTAGGAATGCTTTCGTTTGAGCAGTGCTTGGAGGCTTTCGCTCTTCCCCTCAGGTTTTCTATCCATAGATTGTGTCAGAATGTAAAGCGTGTGGATTACTTCTTCTCTAACAACAGCTAAAACTCCGACCCGTGTGGCGCTGGGCAACTTCGACGGCGTGCATCGCGGGCATCAACAAGTGATTCAGCCAGTGCTGAGTCAGGCTCATTCAGATAGTCTTCCGGCAGTTCTTCCGGCAGTCCTGCCAACGGTCGTTACCTTCCATCCCCATCCGCGTCAGTTTTTTACCGGGGAGGCTCGATCGCTGCTGACACCCCTGGAGGAAAAAATTCAAATCCTGCGATCGATCGGGGTACAGCAACTCGTTCTGCTGCCATTCAACGAAGCCCTTGCCAATCTCAGTCCAGAGGATTTTGTGAGGCGGATTCTGGTCGAGTCGCTTCAGGCGCAGCAGGTCAGCGTGGGGGAAAATTTCTGTTTTGGCTATCGGCGATCGGGTACGGCGATCGATCTGAAGAATCTGGCAGCGCAGTATGACATTCCGGTCGAGATCGTGCCGCTTCATTGCAGCGATGATGAGCGAATTAGCAGTTCTGCAATTCGGGAAGCTTTGACGGCAGGCGATCCGCAGCGGGCAGGTCGTTTACTGGGTAGACCCTATGAGCTGGTGGGTCAAATTGTCCAGGGACAGCAGCTTGGACGGACGATCGGCTTTCCTACGGCAAACGTACAGGTTCCCCCCGACAAGTTTTTGCCCCGTTTGGGCGTCTATAGCGTTTGGGTATCCAGTGTTGAAGCTCAACAGATCCGGGGCGTGATGAATATTGGCAATCGTCCCACGGTATCGGGGCAGCAGCAGACGATCGAAGTTCATTTGCTCGACTGGTCTGGGGATTTGTACGGCAAGACATTGACCGTTGCCCTCGATCGATTCCTGCGTCCGGAGCAGAAGTTTGGCTCGCTGGATGAGTTGAAGGTGCAGATTCAGCGGGATTGTGTGGCGGCGCGGGCGGGGGAGCAGGGGAGAGGAGAAGGGGTTATTGCATCGGGAAGAAATTTCCTAGAACGCCGATCGTCTTGATCTGATAGCCCGGAAACTCAGTCGTATAAAGGCTGAACAGGAGAAAATTTTGCCGCTGCGTCTTGCTGTTGATGTAGTTCTGGAGTGGTTCCCTGCCGAAGTTAGTGCCTGCGGTGACGGCTCCGCGACAGAGTTCCTGAATCGAAGAGGCGATCGACTGAAAGAATTCTGGAGTCTGGGTCGAGTTGCCCTGGGGAGCAGTGCCGGGTAAGCGACAAATGGCATCCTGGGTAGCGTTGGCAAAGCGGACAGCAGCAAAATCCACATAGGCAGGCTGGTCTGGATTAGTGACGAAAAAGCCACCTGCCACCAGGATCAGCGCAAATAAGCTGTTTTTCATGCCCTAGCCTCCGAAGATTCCGTCAGGTCAGTACGCATCCACTTAATGGCAGCTACAGCCAAACCTATGCAGTTTCCTGGACCGGAAGCCAAAATACGAACTTCAGGCAGTCACCTCAGAAGGGGTATTGCGAACGGCAGTATCAGGAAGTCCCCCCTGCATTCGGCTGAAGTAGCCCAGCAAGTTTTCCAGCTGCTGATCGGGTTTGAGGATACCCAAGCCGCGTACCGTGACTTTACCAGGCATATAGACAAAGCGGGTTTGCAGATGGGCAGGCAAATTTTCCCGCAGCAGATTCCAGGCGGGTTCCTCCATCGGGGTTTCCAGAACAACGTGCTGTTTGCCTTCGGGTTTGATGCGGCTGAAGCCGAGGGATTTGGCGACTTGCTTCAGTTCCATCACTTTGATTAGCTGCTGCGCGGCAGAGGGAATCG from Leptolyngbya ohadii IS1 includes the following:
- a CDS encoding NUDIX hydrolase, with protein sequence MNTQWLEWGRKLQAIAQNGLTYTENPYDIDRYQQLQQITAEMMAAYTDTDPQKVLNFFRHEKGYATPKVDVRGAVFRDGKILLVKERSDGGWTLPGGWVDVGEPPSLAIEREVFEESGYQTKATKLLAVYDRDHPRHGHHPPLPVQIYKLFFHCKLIGGSPTPSNETEAVDFFSPNAIPQLSLSRVVPSQIERLFQHEAQPDLPTDFD
- a CDS encoding cob(I)yrinic acid a,c-diamide adenosyltransferase, producing MTRTGIGIRTAQTRSERLAGQIHIYDGIGKGKSQAALGVVLRSIGLGIHTGSQTRVLLLRFLKGPGRTYDEDAAIEALRRGFPHLIDQVRTGRAEFFGPDDITRFDKMEAQRGWDVAKGAIASGLYSVVVLDELNPVLDLGLLPVDEVVKTLKRKPEELEIIATGRGAPQALLDIADLHSEMRAHLHPNAVAHGIEGIEIYTGSGKGKSTSALGKALQAIGKGISQDKSHRVLIMQWLKGGSGYTEDQAIQALRQSYPNLVDHQRCGRDAIVWRGQQQELDYVEAERGWEIARAAIASGLYKTIILDELNPTVDLELLPQQPIVQALLRKPRDTEVIITGRCKNPPDYFDLASTHSEVFNHKHYAEKGVDLKRGVDF
- the fraC gene encoding filament integrity protein FraC, producing MPPILPLRTVALQALFLVIAIAIEAIVLYRQLKLSPREGVQYAATINLLSTVLGWVAVFTLLDTGIGQQFNISLGVQVALLNFILFNRLTPQSASSVVLLAFITFLVSFAVKQFGLVLLKWALDPKLVEVTPPPDPEERSVMRDPRKLIRQEASPQVFAVLVANALSYSAIGAVLLLLLLIQNS
- a CDS encoding DUF5357 family protein, whose product is MGDFLQFLFGLSLFRDLRQSFVEQFKRFQKSLREIKPFSWQTALLLSLLSWLVYLLLQDEIAKRIVSFFGWAFLILGVDWALVRRKLTVPILGLQVRYAPWVTGAILTIALYSNRLLIQDVSDAFTSYPIFSALLACIPKFIHPGPTFRPPNRAGRQDIVLVLLLGSLYSCWFQLQFEVQNLLAQYPSVLADDMSRSNFVVQMEQEPQPTYGIQILNVAEAEVRNTLNDLTTWAEVQQQLGNIQAEVPRIATIARYEIYGNPPRSREYRLWRLNAVSLPDPQQPSSLLLQLQSLWYGPSSNGRGYILQRSCVVQPAGSQILVPSGVPFGQSAQAPGSQTPVYQMNCRPLESSLPAVLPQS
- a CDS encoding DUF427 domain-containing protein produces the protein MSIDRIIPQPGQESVWDYPRPPRLEDSTKRIQIVFNGETIADTHRAKRVLETSHPPVYYIPPEDIRTEYLKLERRSTFCEWKGAAGYYTIQVGDRTAENAAWFYSNPTPTFAGIQNYVAFYPSRMDACFVDGEQVTAQPGDFYGGWITKDIVGPFKGGLGTWGW
- a CDS encoding YdeI/OmpD-associated family protein; this translates as MKPKIKFEDQLAAIEAIDRQAWRQWLAENHQTAIGIWLIYYKVASGKPSVRYSEAVQEALCFGWIDSKVQTLDGDRYRQIFTPRKPGSVWSKLNKQYVADLIEQGLMTEAGMAKITAAQQDGSWNSLDDAEALVIPPDLEEALATDATAQQNFQAFRNSVKKYILSWIASAKRPETRQNRIQQTVSAAAQNRNPLARSKE
- a CDS encoding SpoIID/LytB domain-containing protein, with translation PVNPNSLTPEERALNEKAKRELLQSSAPVDSFIEMKVAIAEGVPALTVSFSTATDALNRDGQPIDSLAANQSYSVEPGGNGLLINGKSFPGIVMIPLPPDGLFTLNQRTYHGHLVLALDGGRVWAVNQVNLRQYLHSVVGSEVSPSWDMEALKAQAIAARSYALTYHFKPMSGLFDLGATEYYQVYRGIEREAERTNQAVDQTSGQFVSYRGGVVESLYAASDDIVMEAFQGKGMSQLGALDLAKQGYTHQQILSRYYPGTGIGQILMDRQ
- a CDS encoding transposase, which encodes MVGSFRQRLSSLPDKRTGKNTRYGMEDAALSAFSVFFTQTPSFLAYQRMMEGSKGKSNAQSLFGVHQIPSDNQIRDLLDSVAPEHVFPVFEEILQGLEQQGQLADFRSTADTLLIALDGTEYFSSSQIHCANCSKRTLKSGETHYFHSVITPVIVCPGQSHVIPLVPEFIVPQDGHDKQDCENAAAKRWLAQQGQRWSGLNVTVLGDDLYCRQPLCQQLLDQQFNFILVCRPESHTTLYEHLAGIALPTVTTKRWTGKVEETYTYRYLNSVPLRDSEDALLVNWCEVTVSRPDGKVTYQNSFATNHSLSNENVAQIVLAGRTRWKVENENNNTLKTKGYNLEHNFGHGKQHLSSLLATLNILSLLFHTLLELLDQKYKLLRSHLPTRKTFFDDLRALTRYMYFDSWDHLLTFMLEGLELDIPPNTS
- a CDS encoding bifunctional riboflavin kinase/FAD synthetase, coding for MWITSSLTTAKTPTRVALGNFDGVHRGHQQVIQPVLSQAHSDSLPAVLPAVLPTVVTFHPHPRQFFTGEARSLLTPLEEKIQILRSIGVQQLVLLPFNEALANLSPEDFVRRILVESLQAQQVSVGENFCFGYRRSGTAIDLKNLAAQYDIPVEIVPLHCSDDERISSSAIREALTAGDPQRAGRLLGRPYELVGQIVQGQQLGRTIGFPTANVQVPPDKFLPRLGVYSVWVSSVEAQQIRGVMNIGNRPTVSGQQQTIEVHLLDWSGDLYGKTLTVALDRFLRPEQKFGSLDELKVQIQRDCVAARAGEQGRGEGVIASGRNFLERRSS
- a CDS encoding DUF4359 domain-containing protein — its product is MKNSLFALILVAGGFFVTNPDQPAYVDFAAVRFANATQDAICRLPGTAPQGNSTQTPEFFQSIASSIQELCRGAVTAGTNFGREPLQNYINSKTQRQNFLLFSLYTTEFPGYQIKTIGVLGNFFPMQ